One genomic segment of Trichococcus shcherbakoviae includes these proteins:
- a CDS encoding tRNA1(Val) (adenine(37)-N6)-methyltransferase: MENVLKEGERLDVLKRENIQIIQSSAVFSFSLDAVLLADFAELPRVKPAKIVDLCAGNGAVSFLLTGKTKNPIVGVELQDQLVDMARRTVQLNQLEEKVSFLHADVNEVTRFIKPDSVDVITCNPPYFKLTESSFTNELDAFAIARHEIHLTLDQLMKQTSHLLKMKGKAYFVHRPDRLMEILETMRNNRIAPKKLQFIYPKQNKEANMILIEGIKDGKEDGFRVLPPLVVYNEEGEYSQKVKDVLYGEQ, encoded by the coding sequence ATGGAAAATGTATTGAAGGAAGGCGAACGGTTGGATGTGCTGAAGAGGGAAAACATCCAGATCATCCAAAGTTCAGCCGTGTTCTCTTTTTCGCTGGATGCGGTGCTGTTGGCGGATTTCGCTGAATTGCCGCGCGTGAAGCCGGCAAAGATAGTCGATCTTTGTGCCGGGAACGGGGCAGTCTCGTTCCTGTTGACAGGAAAGACCAAGAATCCGATCGTCGGGGTGGAACTGCAGGACCAGTTGGTGGATATGGCCCGCAGGACAGTCCAGCTGAATCAGTTGGAGGAGAAGGTTTCCTTTCTGCACGCGGATGTGAATGAGGTGACCCGCTTCATCAAACCGGATTCCGTCGATGTCATCACCTGCAACCCGCCCTACTTCAAGCTGACCGAATCCAGTTTCACGAATGAATTGGATGCTTTTGCGATTGCGCGGCATGAAATTCATTTGACGCTGGACCAATTGATGAAACAGACGAGCCATCTGCTGAAGATGAAAGGCAAGGCCTATTTCGTCCATCGGCCGGATCGTTTGATGGAGATCCTGGAAACGATGCGGAATAACCGGATCGCGCCCAAAAAGCTGCAGTTCATCTACCCGAAACAGAATAAGGAAGCGAACATGATCCTGATCGAAGGCATCAAGGATGGCAAAGAGGACGGTTTCCGTGTGCTGCCGCCGCTCGTTGTGTACAATGAAGAAGGGGAATACAGCCAGAAGGTAAAGGATGTCCTCTATGGCGAGCAGTGA
- the mscL gene encoding large conductance mechanosensitive channel protein MscL yields the protein MWKEFKTFIMRGNVLDLAVGVVIGGAFTAIVNSLVKDIITPIIVALTGNADLTGLSFKIGQADFTYGNFLQALMNFLLIALVLFLMIKVINKLKRKMPEEEPVEVEAEVPVVELYLKEIRDLMVDQNKKAE from the coding sequence ATGTGGAAAGAATTTAAAACATTCATCATGCGTGGGAACGTGCTTGATCTTGCAGTCGGGGTTGTCATCGGGGGTGCATTTACAGCAATCGTCAATTCATTAGTAAAAGATATCATCACACCGATCATCGTAGCCCTAACAGGCAACGCAGATTTGACGGGACTCTCCTTCAAAATCGGACAAGCAGACTTCACGTACGGTAATTTCCTGCAAGCCTTAATGAACTTCTTGCTGATTGCACTTGTCCTCTTCCTGATGATCAAGGTAATCAACAAACTCAAACGCAAAATGCCTGAGGAAGAACCAGTGGAAGTTGAAGCAGAAGTACCGGTTGTTGAACTTTATCTGAAAGAAATCCGTGATTTGATGGTTGATCAGAACAAAAAAGCCGAATAA
- a CDS encoding HAD family hydrolase, which produces MPIKAIVCDMDGTLLTADHAISPKTQELLLSLQQKGITLVLASGRSYLRLMPDALKLKMDSYQGYLIDVNGSSIYDFNSQTRERLGIMDSEDIQKVTSVFRAFNVEIQFSQDAGLYTYLPGSLYALKKKIRGEMRLPDDYPWASGMYSWLCDMRDGYPEQKLILDLNEAPASCNKISISQDTHFMEAVTQSLPHLGLHDEYELVFSDERKLEITKKGINKGKALDTLLEKLGISNEEVAVFGDSENDISMLSERPYSFAMANALPKAKSVANYATPSNDDEGVYHGLNQLISEGLL; this is translated from the coding sequence ATGCCCATCAAAGCGATCGTTTGTGACATGGACGGTACCTTGTTGACGGCTGACCACGCCATCAGCCCCAAAACCCAGGAACTCCTCCTATCACTGCAGCAAAAAGGCATCACGCTGGTATTGGCCAGCGGAAGAAGTTACTTGCGTTTGATGCCGGATGCCCTGAAACTGAAGATGGATTCCTATCAAGGTTATTTGATTGATGTAAACGGCAGCTCCATTTATGATTTCAACTCTCAAACCAGGGAAAGATTGGGCATAATGGATTCAGAAGACATTCAAAAAGTCACATCCGTATTCCGTGCATTCAACGTTGAGATCCAGTTCTCCCAGGATGCCGGCCTGTACACCTATTTGCCGGGTTCACTGTATGCCTTAAAGAAGAAAATCCGCGGCGAAATGAGACTGCCCGACGATTATCCATGGGCCAGCGGCATGTACAGTTGGCTGTGCGATATGCGCGACGGCTATCCTGAACAAAAACTGATCCTTGATCTGAACGAAGCGCCAGCTTCTTGCAACAAAATTTCCATCAGCCAAGATACGCATTTCATGGAGGCCGTGACGCAGTCTTTGCCTCATTTAGGTCTGCATGATGAGTACGAACTGGTCTTTTCTGATGAAAGAAAACTTGAAATCACAAAAAAAGGCATCAACAAAGGCAAAGCCTTGGATACCTTATTGGAAAAACTTGGCATTTCCAACGAGGAAGTGGCTGTTTTTGGAGACAGTGAAAATGATATCTCCATGCTTTCCGAAAGACCCTACTCCTTCGCAATGGCTAACGCGTTGCCCAAAGCCAAGAGCGTGGCAAACTATGCAACGCCTTCCAATGATGACGAAGGTGTCTATCATGGCTTGAATCAATTGATATCAGAAGGTTTGCTTTAA
- a CDS encoding DNA replication initiation control protein YabA: MDKRALYDQFHRVESRISSMGADVKEIQEKMDDLIEENANLQIENQHLRDRIDFLTKEKEDAQKQEPEMSKSRLNLQKLYEDGFHVCNVYYGSRRLNDEPCVFCIDVIYGERDRKN; the protein is encoded by the coding sequence ATGGATAAACGTGCCTTGTATGACCAATTCCATCGGGTGGAAAGCCGTATTTCATCGATGGGAGCAGATGTTAAAGAGATTCAAGAGAAGATGGATGACCTGATAGAAGAGAACGCAAATCTTCAAATCGAGAACCAGCATCTGCGTGATCGGATCGATTTCCTTACGAAGGAAAAAGAAGATGCGCAGAAGCAAGAGCCAGAAATGTCGAAGTCCCGTCTGAATTTACAGAAGCTGTACGAGGATGGTTTTCATGTCTGCAATGTTTATTATGGTTCCCGCCGTCTTAATGATGAGCCCTGTGTTTTCTGTATCGATGTCATCTACGGCGAAAGAGATCGGAAAAACTGA
- the rsmI gene encoding 16S rRNA (cytidine(1402)-2'-O)-methyltransferase — protein sequence MQLQKSYEQHESGTLYLVPTPIGNLEDMTFRAIKILREVDLIAAEDTRNTRKLLTHFEVDTPQISFHEHNTQERIPQLVDKLLAGQSIAQVSDAGMPSISDPGHDLVRACINANVPVVPLPGANAGVTALIASGLAPQPFYFFGFLERKKKDQVAQLESLKNREETMIFYESPYRLKELLKNIATVMGEGRQVVICRELTKRFEEFIRGSAEELAAWAEETEIRGEICLMIAGNDNPEMPVEQTFDDLSVAELVEKLMTEQGLSSKDAIKETAKIRDLKKQEVYQAFHGF from the coding sequence ATGCAACTGCAAAAAAGTTATGAACAGCACGAGAGCGGAACGCTATATTTAGTGCCGACACCGATCGGCAATCTGGAGGATATGACCTTCCGTGCCATAAAGATACTGCGCGAAGTGGATCTGATTGCGGCTGAGGACACGCGCAATACGCGGAAACTGTTGACGCATTTCGAAGTGGATACGCCCCAGATCAGCTTCCACGAGCACAATACCCAGGAGCGGATTCCGCAATTGGTGGATAAACTCCTCGCGGGCCAATCCATCGCCCAAGTAAGTGATGCGGGGATGCCTTCGATCAGCGATCCGGGCCATGATTTGGTGCGCGCTTGCATCAACGCAAACGTGCCGGTTGTGCCGTTGCCTGGAGCCAATGCCGGTGTGACCGCATTGATCGCTTCCGGATTGGCACCGCAGCCGTTTTACTTTTTCGGCTTCTTGGAGCGCAAGAAGAAGGATCAAGTGGCGCAGTTGGAGTCGTTAAAGAACAGGGAAGAAACGATGATTTTCTATGAGTCGCCTTACCGGCTGAAGGAGTTGCTGAAAAATATCGCAACAGTGATGGGTGAAGGGCGCCAAGTCGTCATCTGCCGCGAATTGACGAAACGCTTTGAGGAGTTCATCAGGGGTTCGGCGGAAGAATTGGCTGCTTGGGCCGAAGAAACGGAGATCAGAGGGGAAATCTGCCTGATGATAGCCGGCAATGATAACCCGGAAATGCCTGTTGAACAGACATTCGATGATCTCAGCGTCGCCGAATTGGTGGAAAAGCTGATGACGGAACAGGGGCTTTCTTCCAAAGATGCGATCAAAGAGACCGCAAAAATCAGGGATCTGAAGAAACAGGAAGTGTATCAAGCTTTCCACGGCTTCTAG
- a CDS encoding GIY-YIG nuclease family protein gives MASSEHYFYVLHCGDDSFYAGYTTDTLRREQEHNKGIGSKYTKARRPVRMIYNEVFGSRAEATKAEAAFKKLSRKQKEKFLKVRGISVFSSEPDGI, from the coding sequence ATGGCGAGCAGTGAGCACTACTTTTATGTGCTGCATTGCGGAGATGACTCGTTCTATGCCGGCTACACGACGGACACGCTTCGGCGCGAACAGGAGCACAATAAAGGCATCGGCAGCAAATATACCAAGGCGCGCCGCCCTGTCCGAATGATTTACAATGAAGTATTCGGCTCCAGAGCGGAAGCTACCAAAGCAGAGGCGGCATTCAAGAAGCTGAGCCGCAAGCAGAAAGAAAAATTTTTGAAAGTGCGCGGGATCAGCGTATTCAGCTCTGAACCGGACGGGATTTAG
- a CDS encoding YdcF family protein — translation MLFYLLSIFSLGGVMTLRRMGKTRQFQSYLLVAALLFLFVGMLQGNDSPQVAWIRYAVMLFRVLFGLISPFAFLFFGLALVFNGVLLLKKEGWAKRFGLLVAVGAFILLMDLLFLLNYFVFHHYLIWRFMRLMGYFIIYFGVVLILFFIATAFYGLIPVAPDKDFVIVLGAGLLPNGGISPLLQRRLDRAIRFFRHQTERTQKRPCRLIVSGGQGIDEPFSEAYAMKRYLIEKGVPEELILEEDKSVNTYQNFLYSKGIMDAYKENYKCLFITNNFHAVRSSLYAHRVGLETDGLGAWTPLYFLPYAFLREFIALIFLQIKGHTVLLALVLLCGLWKIYF, via the coding sequence TTGCTGTTCTATTTATTGAGTATATTCTCGTTAGGCGGGGTCATGACACTCCGGAGGATGGGGAAAACCCGACAATTTCAAAGCTACTTGCTGGTTGCAGCGCTGCTTTTCCTATTCGTGGGGATGCTGCAGGGCAACGACTCGCCCCAAGTGGCGTGGATCCGTTATGCGGTGATGCTTTTCCGTGTTTTGTTTGGCTTGATTTCACCGTTCGCTTTCCTGTTTTTTGGACTGGCGCTTGTCTTCAATGGGGTGCTGTTGCTTAAAAAAGAGGGCTGGGCCAAACGGTTCGGCCTGCTGGTCGCGGTGGGCGCCTTCATTTTATTGATGGACCTGTTGTTCCTGCTGAATTATTTTGTGTTCCATCATTACCTTATCTGGCGCTTCATGCGCTTGATGGGCTACTTCATCATCTATTTCGGTGTTGTGCTGATTTTGTTTTTCATCGCGACAGCCTTTTACGGCCTCATTCCGGTCGCCCCCGATAAAGATTTCGTCATTGTCCTGGGAGCGGGTTTGCTGCCGAATGGCGGCATCAGTCCGCTGCTGCAGAGGCGGTTGGACAGAGCAATCCGATTTTTCAGGCATCAGACCGAGCGCACGCAAAAGCGGCCCTGCCGTCTGATTGTGAGTGGAGGGCAAGGCATAGACGAACCTTTTTCCGAAGCCTATGCCATGAAACGGTATCTGATCGAGAAAGGCGTGCCGGAAGAACTGATCCTTGAGGAAGACAAGTCCGTCAACACGTACCAGAATTTTCTTTACTCCAAGGGCATCATGGACGCGTACAAAGAAAACTACAAATGCCTCTTCATCACGAACAACTTCCATGCGGTCCGCAGCAGTCTCTACGCCCACCGTGTGGGATTGGAAACGGACGGCTTGGGTGCCTGGACACCGCTTTATTTTTTGCCTTATGCTTTTCTGCGCGAATTCATCGCACTCATCTTTCTGCAGATCAAAGGGCATACTGTACTGTTGGCGCTTGTGCTGCTGTGTGGATTGTGGAAGATCTATTTTTAA